The Dyella sp. 2HG41-7 sequence CCGCGCGCAAGCGCGATGTAATCTGCGCGGGCGACTCCAAACCCTGCGAGCGAATGGCATCGCAAATCGTGTTGCGCCCCACGCCGAAACACGAGCACACCATCGGTCCGGTCGACGCACCCGCATCGCCAGGTTCGCCGATCAAAAGCGCAATCCGATCCACCTCATCCAAGCGCTCGTGCAAGAACAAACCCGCCAGCCAATGCCGAGACGGTAGATCGGGACGCGAGGAGAGAAACACGCTCGACTCGATGCGATCATCCACCAAATGCGCAGCGCGATAGATACCGGTGCTGCGGTCTTCGTATTCCAGCCAGTCGGCATCGGCATCCGTCACCCCAAGCCATGCGCGGGCCCAAGCGCGACAGTCGGACGGCCGTTCGCGATGCGCGATTTCGTAACGGCGAAAGCGGTCGCCCTGGATGGAGGTCCAATAGCTCAAATCATCCGGCGCCAGGGAGCGTCGGCTGAGCGCAAAGCCGTACCAACGCACGGGGAACGGCTCGATGCGCACCGGCGTGTGCTTGAATTCGGGCTCGCCGGAAATCGGATCGACAACCGGATTCACCACGCTGCCTACGCGTGCGTCGGACGCGAATTGATCGTTCCAGTGAATCGGCACGAACACGTTTCCCGCAAGCACGCCGCCACCATGCTTTACCCGCGCCACCATCGCCCCCCACGCCGATTGCACGCGCGCCAGTTCGCCTTCGCGTACGCCGCAACGCAAGGCGTCATGCGGATGCATGTCGACAAAAGGTTCGGGGATATGTCCGGTCAATCGCGGCGCTTTGCCGGTACGCGTCATGGTGTGCCATTGGTCGCGCACGCGGCCGGTGTTGAGAATCAGCGGGTAGTCGCGGTCCGCGACGTAAGCTGGCGCGCGCGCCCTGATCGCGATGAAGCGCGCGCGACCATTGGGATGCGAATAGCGATGGTTCGCAAACAAGCGTGCGGTACCGTCGCCGTTCGGCAATACGGGCCACTGCACGGGAGACATCGCGTCATAGGCTCGGCGTGATATCGCCGTCAACCCTTCAAGATTGAGCAGTCGGTGTGCGGTGAGCTCGCCGTCCGATTTCTGATCGCCGTTGTGATATGCGGTGAGACGCGCGTGTTCGACAAAGATCTCGTGCGGATGGTCGAACTGGAAACCCTTGTCGAAGCCCATGCGCTGTGCGACATCGCACACGATGCGCCAATCCGCCCGCGCTTCGCCGGGTGTCGGCAGAAACGCGCGCTGTCGCGAGATGCGTCGCTCGGAATTGGTGACCGTACCGTCTTTCTCGCCCCATCCCAATGCGGGTAGCAACACATGTGCGAACGCGTTCGTATCGGTTTGCGTAACGATGTCGGAACTCACCACCCATTCGCAGCGCGATAACGCGCGCTTGATGCGGTCGGCGGCGGGCAGGCTGACCACGGGATTGGTCGCCATGATCCACACCGCTTTGACTTTGCCATCGTCGATGGCGTCAAACAGATCGACTGCCTTCAATCCCGGCCGACTCGCGATGCGCGGCGATCGCCAAAACAATTGCACGATCTCCCGATGCACAGGGTTTTCCAACTCCATATGCGCGGCAAGCATGTTCGCCAGCCCACCCACTTCGCGACCGCCCATCGCATTGGGCTGCCCGGTAATGGAAAAAGGTCCCATGCCGGGCCTGCCGATGCGCCCCGTCAGCAGATGACAATGAATAATGCTGTTGACCTTGTCGGTGCCGCTGGACGATTGATTCACACCCTGTGAAAACAGGCTTACCGTTCGCTCATACCGCGCAAACCAACGATAGAACGTCAGCAGATCCGTAAGTTGCACACCACAGATGCGCGCCACCTCCGCAGGATCGCCCGCATCCGCCTCGGCTGCCGCGAACGCTTGCGCAAAACCTTCCGTATGCTCGTCGACAAAGTGCGCATCCATCGCGCCGTGTCGGCAAAGAAACGCCAGCAGGCCGTTGAACAACCAGACATCGGTGCCCGGCTTGATCGGCAGATGCAAATCCGCCGATTCGCACGTCGCGGTGTGCCGCGGATCGATTACCACCACGCGCACATCGCCGCCGGCTTCTTTCGCCTTGGTGATGCGTTGAAACACGATGGGGTGGCACCACGCCGTATTCGAACCGACCAGCACAACCAACTCGGCTTGCTCTAGATCCTCGTAACAGCCCGGCACGACATCTTCGCCGAAAGCTCGCTTGTGGCCCGCCACGGCGGACGACATGCACAAGCGCGAATTGGTGTCGATATTCGCCGTGCCGATATAGCCTTTGGCGAGCTTGTTGATGACGTAGTAATCCTCGGTGAGCAACTGTCCCGATACGTAGAATGCGACGGCATCTGGGCCGTGCTCATCGATGACGCGACGAAATCCGGCCGCCACGCGATCCAGCGCATCGTTCCAGCTGACTCGGCGCAACGAGCTATCCGCCTCGCGCACCATCGGATGCAACAGCCGTCCTTGCAGGTCGACCGTTTCGCCCAGCGCTGCGCCCTTTACGCACAAGCGGCCGAAGTTGGACGCATGCGTCGGATCGCCTTCCACATGCGTCGCGCCATCTCTACCGACGCGCGCCAATACGCCGCAACCTACGCCGCAATAGGGACAGGTGGTTGCGATATTCATGCAACCGCTCCCACTTGCTCCGCGTCAGGCTGGCAATAGTGTTTGCCGAACAGCAAGCGGTTGCGTACGGGCGTGATATCCGTGCCGTCCTGGATGAGTTCGAAATACCAGCCGCCATCTTTCGCATCGCCGTAAAGCACGGCGCCGATAATTCGATTGCCCTTCAACACAAGCCGCTTGTAAACGCCTCGGCGCGGATCGCGCAGCACCAGATCCTCGGTGCCGGCGCCGCCGATAAAATCGCCTGCCGAATACAGATCGATGCCGGTGACTTTCAACTTGGTGGCGGTTTGCGCTGAGCGATAGCGACGATGCCCAACACGCGCCAGATGCGAAGCGCATACGCGCGCCTGCTCCCATACCGGCGCCACCAGACCGAACGTGATGCGGCGATGCTGCACGCATTCGCCTACCGCGTAGATGTAGGGATCGTAGGTCTGCAACGTGTCATCGACCACGATGCCGTTTTCGCAATACAAGCCGCAGGACTTCGCCAACGCGATATCCGGTCGTACGCCCACCGCCATCACCACGAGATCGGCGTCGATCCGACTGCCGTCCGCCAACGCCACCCCTTCAACACGCTCGTCGCCGTACAACGACACCGTTTCAGCGTTCAATCGTAGCGTCAAGCCGCGCGCCTCCAGATTGCGGGCAAGCAAGCTCGCCGCGTCGGCGTTGAGTTGTTGATTGAGCAGCGAATCGGTGCGATGAATCAACGTCACACGCATCCCGCGCCGGGAAAGTCCATTGGCCGCTTCGATGCCAAGCAGGCCGCCACCGATCACCGCCGCGCGCTTATGCATACGCGCCGCTTCCAGCATGCGCTCGACATCGTCGATGCTGCGAAACCCGATCACGCCGGGCAAATCGCGTCCCGGCACGGGGATGATCAAAGGTTGCGAACCCGTTGCGATCAGCAGGCGATCGTAAGAAACATCCACGCCTCTGCGCGACCGCACGCGCTTGCGACGCCGATCAATCGCTACCACCGGATCGCCCGCATGCAACGCGATACCGCGCTCCGCATACCATTCCCGCGTGTTGAGCATGATCTCGTCGGCGCCCTTATCACCGCTCAGCAACATCGAAAGCAGGATGCGGTTGTAATTGCCATACGGTTCCGCGCCAAACACCGTGATGTCGTACAAACCGGACGCAAGTTGCAGCAGCTCCTCGACCGTGCGAATGCCAGCCATACCGTTGCCGATCACCACCAGCTTGGGCCGCGTCGCGCTCACCGTTTCGGCTGCCCCAGCAAGACGAGGTCGCCTTCCAACCGCACCTGCCACGTATTGACGGAATATTCGGGTGCTTCCAGACACGTGCCGGTACGCAAGTCGAAGTGCTGCTTGAAGATCGGCGAAGCGACGACGACGCGATCTCCGATGCTGCCAAGCAGGCCGCGCGAGAGCACCGACGCATCTGCGTTCGGATCGTAGTTGTCGATGGCGTAAAGCTGATGCTCGCCGACGCGAAATATCGCGACTTGCTCGCCGTCGACCAAAGCGCAGACGCCCGTATTCGGCACGATATCGTCGAGACTGCATGCCAGCACCCAACCTTGCGCGATTATCGTATCGTCCATCGCGATTACTCCGTTACGACGTGTGCAGGGATTGGGGGGCGACGAGTTCGCTTCTCTTCCATCGTGGCAGGTCGAATCTGTCCGCGCTCCGCCACGAAGACAACGTTTTCATCGCTGTTTGCGCTATTAACGAAATGGTGGAATCGGGCGCGCGTTTGCGGATCGGTCACAGCCTTTTTCCACTCGCACTCGTAGGTGTTCACAATGTGTTGCATCTGCTCTTCCAGTTCCGCGCCGATACCGAGCGTGTCCTGGACGATGACATCCTTGAGGTAATCCAGGCCTCCTTCGAGGTTGTCGCGCCATACGCTGGTGCGCTGCAGGCGATCCGCCGTGCGGATATAGAACATCAGGAAACGGTCGATGTAGCGAATCATGGTGGGCGTATCCAGATCGCCCGCCAGCAGCTCGGCGTGGCGCGGCTTCATGCCGCCGTTGCCGCACACGTAAAGATTCCAGCCTTTCTCGGTGGCGATTACGCCGACATCTTTGCCTTGCGCTTCGGCGCATTCGCGCGTGCAACCGGATACGCCGAACTTCAGTTTGTGCGGTGAGCGCAAACCTTTGTAGCGATTTTCCAAATGAATCGCCGTGCCGACGGAATCTTGCACGCCGTACCGGCACCAGGTGGAGCCGACGCACGACTTCACCGTGCGCAACGATTTGCCGTATGCGTGTCCCGATTCGAAGCCGGCTGCGATCAACTCCTCCCAAATCGACGGGAGCTGCTCCAGTCGCGCGCCGAACATATCCACGCGCTGGCCGCCGGTGATCTTGGTGTAGAGACCGTATTTCTTCGCGACGTGGCCGACGGCGATCAGGCCGTCCGGTGTGACCTCCCCACCAGCCATGCGCGGAACCACCGAATACGTGCCGTCTTTCTGAATATTGGCGAGGAAGTAATCGTTCGAATCCTGCAATGAGGCGTGCTCTTTCTGCAGCACGAATTCGTTCCAGCAGGAAGCAAGGATGCTGGCGGCGACCGGCTTGCAGATATCACAACCCAGACCGCGACCGTGTCGATGCAGCAAGTCATCGAAACACTTGATGCGTTCTACGCGCACCAGATGAAACAATTCCTGGCGCGAATACGCGAAGTGCTCGCACAGATGATTGTTCACCGCCAAACCTTGGCGCTTCATCTCCGACTTCATGATTTGCGTGACCAGCGGCACGCAACCGCCGCAGGTCGTTCCCGCCTTTGTGTTCGCCTTCAACTCGCCAATGGACGTAGCGCCAGCCGCAACGGCCTCGCAAAGCAGTCCTTTGGAGACGTTATTGCACGAGCAGATTTGCGCGGACGCCGGCAACGCATTCGCACCCAGTCCGGGCTTCGCTTTGCCTTCCGCCGACGGCAGTATCAAAAACTCGGGATCTTCGGGTAGTTCGATGCCGTTGAGCATCATCTGCAACAGCGTGCCGTATTCGGCGGCATCGCCGATCAGCACGCCACCCAGCAATTGTTTGCCGTCCCCCGACACCACCAGTTTCTTGTAGATCTGGCGGCGCTCGTCACTGAACTGATAACTGCGACTGCCCGGCGTCGCACCATGCGCATCGCCAATGCTCGCCACATCCACGCCCATCAGTTTCAGTTTGGTGGACATATCGGCGCCGATAAATTCCGGCAACACTTGCGCATGCTTGCGTTCCAGCAACGCGTTCAGATGCGCGGCCACCACACGCGCCATGTCATAACCCGGCGCCACCAAGCCGAAAGTTTTACCGCCCCAATACGCGCACTCGCCGATAGCGTAGACATCCCAATCGCGCGTGCGGCAATAGTTGTCGACGTGAATACCACCGCGCTCGCCTACGCCAAGTTCGCATTGCCTGGCCAGTTCGTCGCGCGGACGGATGCCGGCGGAGAACACGATCATGTCGGTCTCGAGATGGCCGCCGTCGACAAAGTTCATGCGATGCCGCGCGCCGTCGCCATCGACGATATTGGCCGTGCTTTTGCCGGTATGCACGGTGACGCCGAGCTCTTCGATCTTTCGGCGCAACATCTGTCCACCGACATCGTCCACCTGCACCGCCATCAGGCGCGACGCAAATTCGACCACGTGCGTTTCGAGTCCCAATTCGCGCAAAGCTTTCGCGCACTCCAGACCAAGCAGGCCGCCACCGATCACCACGCCGACTTTGGAGCTTTTGCTCCACGTCGTCATCGCTTCCAGATCGGCAATGGTGCGATAGACCAGGCACGCGGGCCGATCGTTGCCTGGAATTGGCGGTACGAAAGGTTTGGAGCCAGTGGCAAGCACAAGCTTGTCGTAAGCGATCACTTCGCCGTCTTGCGTCGTCACGCGCTTCTGTGCGCGGTCGATATGCGCGGCCTGCGACGCCAAACGCAAATGCAGACCTTGTTGCTCGAAGAAACCTGGCGCGACCAGCGACAAATCGTCCGCGCTTTTGCCGCTGAAGAATTCGGACAAGTGCACGCGATCGTATGCAGGCCTGCTTTCTTCGCATAGCACGGTGATATCCAGACCGGGAGGATTGCGCTGCATCAACGCTTCCAGCAGCTTGTGCCCGACCATGCCGTTGCCGATCACGAGCAATTTGATCGTCATCTGTCGTGTCTCCTCGCTTAGTCGATGGCCCATGCGGCGGAAGGCGACGCTACCGGCTCCGCCTGACGTAACGCCTCTCGATAGAGTTGTTCTTCACGCGCCGTGTGCTCGGCACTGAAACGCACTGCCAGTGCGCATAACGAACCGGCGATGACGAATGCGCCGAGCAGTGCAAACGTGTGCTGCACCGATCCGGTGCCTTTCAGCAAAAAACCTGCGACCACTGCGCCGACGTTGCCACCCGCGCCCACGATGCCCGCCACGCCGCCGAGCGCCTTGCGATCAACGAACGGAACCAGCGCATACGTGGCGCCACATGCCATATGCGTGAACAATCCAAAGACGATCATCGCGGCAATCGCCACCGTCGCGACTTGCGTGCTGGAAAACCACAACAGGCCCAGACCTTCGCCAAGCATCAAGGCGCCGAGCAGCCAACTGCGTACCGCGAGTCCGTTTTTACGCGCCAAGCGATCGGAGGCGATGCCTCCCAGTGCGCGCGCGAACAGCGCCAATAAACCGAAGCTCCCCGCCGCCAAGCCTGCGTGACGCAAATCCAGCCCGAATCGATCGACGTAATAGCTGGCCGCGACGCCGTGCACGAACAGCTCGACGCCAAAGCAACCGGCATACGTGACGAACAACATCCAGACGCGGTAATTGCGCATCGCTGCGCGAAACACGGCCCATCCGCCGGGCCTGCCGCTTCCGCGCTGCGCACTTTGCGCACGTAAATCTTTGTAATCGCCTTGCGGCGTATCTTGCGCGTAACGCCAATACAACGCCGAAACGATCAACATCGATACGCCAGGCACGAACATCGCTGCGCGCCAGCCCAAGTCGTGTTGCACGCCTATCGCCAGCATCGCTGCAACCAAGCAAGGCATGACCGATTGCGCCACGCCGCCGCCTGCATTCCCCCACCCTGCCGCCACGGCGTTCGCGGTGCCGACAACATTCGGCGCGAACATCACCGACGTGTGGTACTGCGTAATGACAAAGCCTGCGCCCGCGATGCCAATCGCCAGACGGAACAGCAAAAACGATGTGTAACTGTGCGCGAAAGCGATGCCGAATACCGGTATCGCGCCAAGCGCCAGCAGCCATGTGTACGTGCGTCGCGGACCGAATCGATCGCACAACGGACCGACGATCAATCGCCCAAAGACGGTAACCGCGACCGCCGCGATATTGATATTGGCGAGTTGATCTTTATCGAGATGAAACTCGCCCTTGATCAACGGCATCAACGGCGCCACCGCGAACCACGCAAAAAAGCACACAAAAAACGCCAACCAACTCAAATGGAACGCACGCATGGAAGGCGTGCGCAGCCGAAACAACTCGATCCGCGTAGCTTTGCTCGACATGTCTTCCCCGCCGCTATGACCTGTCCAACACCGTGGCCCGTCCGTCGCGCAAAACGCTGATCGGCGAGCCTTGCTGGATGATGCGTTGCATCATTTATGCCACGGGAGAAAACGCTTATTTCGGCTGCCTTATGCAGCTATCGCTAGAAATATACGCGTATCGCGCACCATTAAAGGGCGAGCGCACTTTCAATTGCACCGTTGCAGTGCACCACCCAAGTGCACGCCGCACAAACGAAAACGGGCCAGTTCGACTTGGCCCGTTTTGCATTCAAGCAACGAAAATTCGAAAACCGACTGACTATTCCACCGTCACCGACTTCGCCAAGTTACGCGGCTGATCCACATCGGTGCCGCGCAATACGGCGACGTGATAAGCGAGCAACTGTAATGGCACGGTGAACACGGCAGGCGCGATGAAATCACCGCCGGCATCGATGCGTAAGATGGAACCGCGTGTCGCGGTGCCGTCTACGTGCGCAGCGGCGTCGGCGAACACGATCAACTCGCCGCCGCGTGCACGAACTTCCTGCAGGTTGGATTTGAGCTTGTCGAGCAGCGGACCATTGGGCGCTACGGCGATCACGGGCATATCTTCGTCAACGAGCGCGAGCGGGCCGTGTTTCAGTTCGCCGGCGGGATATGCTTCGGCGTGTATATAAGAAATTTCCTTGAGCTTGAGCGAGCCTTCCAACGCGACGGGATAGTGCGCGCCACGGCCCAGGAACAACGCGTGATGGCGATGGACGAAACGCTCGGCAAGCGCAATGACTTCCGGCTCCAGCTTGAGCGCTTCATCGATGGCGCGCGGCAAGCGATGCAATTGCTCGACGAGTTCGCGATAACGCTTTTCGTCCAAGCCATGCTGCTTGGCTAAGTGCAGTGTCAGCAGCGCCAGCGCGGCAAGCTGAGTGGTGAAAGCCTTGGTGGATGCCACGCCGATTTCGGGGCCGGCGCGCGTCATCAGCTT is a genomic window containing:
- a CDS encoding nitrate reductase encodes the protein MNIATTCPYCGVGCGVLARVGRDGATHVEGDPTHASNFGRLCVKGAALGETVDLQGRLLHPMVREADSSLRRVSWNDALDRVAAGFRRVIDEHGPDAVAFYVSGQLLTEDYYVINKLAKGYIGTANIDTNSRLCMSSAVAGHKRAFGEDVVPGCYEDLEQAELVVLVGSNTAWCHPIVFQRITKAKEAGGDVRVVVIDPRHTATCESADLHLPIKPGTDVWLFNGLLAFLCRHGAMDAHFVDEHTEGFAQAFAAAEADAGDPAEVARICGVQLTDLLTFYRWFARYERTVSLFSQGVNQSSSGTDKVNSIIHCHLLTGRIGRPGMGPFSITGQPNAMGGREVGGLANMLAAHMELENPVHREIVQLFWRSPRIASRPGLKAVDLFDAIDDGKVKAVWIMATNPVVSLPAADRIKRALSRCEWVVSSDIVTQTDTNAFAHVLLPALGWGEKDGTVTNSERRISRQRAFLPTPGEARADWRIVCDVAQRMGFDKGFQFDHPHEIFVEHARLTAYHNGDQKSDGELTAHRLLNLEGLTAISRRAYDAMSPVQWPVLPNGDGTARLFANHRYSHPNGRARFIAIRARAPAYVADRDYPLILNTGRVRDQWHTMTRTGKAPRLTGHIPEPFVDMHPHDALRCGVREGELARVQSAWGAMVARVKHGGGVLAGNVFVPIHWNDQFASDARVGSVVNPVVDPISGEPEFKHTPVRIEPFPVRWYGFALSRRSLAPDDLSYWTSIQGDRFRRYEIAHRERPSDCRAWARAWLGVTDADADWLEYEDRSTGIYRAAHLVDDRIESSVFLSSRPDLPSRHWLAGLFLHERLDEVDRIALLIGEPGDAGASTGPMVCSCFGVGRNTICDAIRSQGLESPAQITSRLRAGGNCGSCVPELRQLIAEVRAEVNA
- a CDS encoding FAD-dependent oxidoreductase yields the protein MSATRPKLVVIGNGMAGIRTVEELLQLASGLYDITVFGAEPYGNYNRILLSMLLSGDKGADEIMLNTREWYAERGIALHAGDPVVAIDRRRKRVRSRRGVDVSYDRLLIATGSQPLIIPVPGRDLPGVIGFRSIDDVERMLEAARMHKRAAVIGGGLLGIEAANGLSRRGMRVTLIHRTDSLLNQQLNADAASLLARNLEARGLTLRLNAETVSLYGDERVEGVALADGSRIDADLVVMAVGVRPDIALAKSCGLYCENGIVVDDTLQTYDPYIYAVGECVQHRRITFGLVAPVWEQARVCASHLARVGHRRYRSAQTATKLKVTGIDLYSAGDFIGGAGTEDLVLRDPRRGVYKRLVLKGNRIIGAVLYGDAKDGGWYFELIQDGTDITPVRNRLLFGKHYCQPDAEQVGAVA
- a CDS encoding NarK family nitrate/nitrite MFS transporter, with the protein product MSSKATRIELFRLRTPSMRAFHLSWLAFFVCFFAWFAVAPLMPLIKGEFHLDKDQLANINIAAVAVTVFGRLIVGPLCDRFGPRRTYTWLLALGAIPVFGIAFAHSYTSFLLFRLAIGIAGAGFVITQYHTSVMFAPNVVGTANAVAAGWGNAGGGVAQSVMPCLVAAMLAIGVQHDLGWRAAMFVPGVSMLIVSALYWRYAQDTPQGDYKDLRAQSAQRGSGRPGGWAVFRAAMRNYRVWMLFVTYAGCFGVELFVHGVAASYYVDRFGLDLRHAGLAAGSFGLLALFARALGGIASDRLARKNGLAVRSWLLGALMLGEGLGLLWFSSTQVATVAIAAMIVFGLFTHMACGATYALVPFVDRKALGGVAGIVGAGGNVGAVVAGFLLKGTGSVQHTFALLGAFVIAGSLCALAVRFSAEHTAREEQLYREALRQAEPVASPSAAWAID
- the nirD gene encoding nitrite reductase small subunit NirD; this encodes MDDTIIAQGWVLACSLDDIVPNTGVCALVDGEQVAIFRVGEHQLYAIDNYDPNADASVLSRGLLGSIGDRVVVASPIFKQHFDLRTGTCLEAPEYSVNTWQVRLEGDLVLLGQPKR
- the nirB gene encoding nitrite reductase large subunit NirB, which produces MTIKLLVIGNGMVGHKLLEALMQRNPPGLDITVLCEESRPAYDRVHLSEFFSGKSADDLSLVAPGFFEQQGLHLRLASQAAHIDRAQKRVTTQDGEVIAYDKLVLATGSKPFVPPIPGNDRPACLVYRTIADLEAMTTWSKSSKVGVVIGGGLLGLECAKALRELGLETHVVEFASRLMAVQVDDVGGQMLRRKIEELGVTVHTGKSTANIVDGDGARHRMNFVDGGHLETDMIVFSAGIRPRDELARQCELGVGERGGIHVDNYCRTRDWDVYAIGECAYWGGKTFGLVAPGYDMARVVAAHLNALLERKHAQVLPEFIGADMSTKLKLMGVDVASIGDAHGATPGSRSYQFSDERRQIYKKLVVSGDGKQLLGGVLIGDAAEYGTLLQMMLNGIELPEDPEFLILPSAEGKAKPGLGANALPASAQICSCNNVSKGLLCEAVAAGATSIGELKANTKAGTTCGGCVPLVTQIMKSEMKRQGLAVNNHLCEHFAYSRQELFHLVRVERIKCFDDLLHRHGRGLGCDICKPVAASILASCWNEFVLQKEHASLQDSNDYFLANIQKDGTYSVVPRMAGGEVTPDGLIAVGHVAKKYGLYTKITGGQRVDMFGARLEQLPSIWEELIAAGFESGHAYGKSLRTVKSCVGSTWCRYGVQDSVGTAIHLENRYKGLRSPHKLKFGVSGCTRECAEAQGKDVGVIATEKGWNLYVCGNGGMKPRHAELLAGDLDTPTMIRYIDRFLMFYIRTADRLQRTSVWRDNLEGGLDYLKDVIVQDTLGIGAELEEQMQHIVNTYECEWKKAVTDPQTRARFHHFVNSANSDENVVFVAERGQIRPATMEEKRTRRPPIPAHVVTE